CGCTTTCTGTGTCAAGGGTCTCTTCTATTGAGTTCTTGAGCATCTGGTTCATGAATGCTCTGGGGGCAAGTCTCTCTGCTTCGCGTTGAATAACCCCTGAAAATACAGATTTGTCACGTCGGGTTACATTCACGGATCTGTTTATCCTCACCTGTCGTTGGAAGCCGCTCTGGTAAGCATGGATCTGAGGTTACCCGTCTTCTAGCACGTCTTCTTGATGAGGTACTAGGAAATTCAGATGATCCACCTAAAGCTATTATGATTGAAGCGTTGTTGAAGGCCATCGAAGTAACAGGTTGTAAAGGAATGTTCAAACGTCAGTGTGCAACGTAAGTTGGCGTATTGCCATTCTTCATGAGTACATGATATCTCCAAGAAAGACACACAACTGTGACCGTCATTGGCCTGATTGGCGCTTAGCACACAAGTCGCACAAGTCTGAGTGAGAAAGAGGATGATTGCATAAGCATCAGGGCCGTTCTATCACCCATCAATGTGGTCAAAATCATTCTTGTTATTCTACAACACTTGTCCATCTCCAATCGAGCTCATATTCCCTTCCCGTTTAACACCTCTCCTACCATACATGTTGGCTTTCAatcattcctttcttttgTATTGATATCCCACTTTTGCCCTTCTATCTTTAATTAAGCAACTCCTCTCAATGTCCAAGATCGCTAGGAAGAGCTGGAAAGGTTCAGAGGCAACCAAGGATTCCCCCAGTCCGGCACCCACTGTTCATGATATTGAACATatgtcatcgtcatcccGCGATACTCCTATTCAAGATACTATCGGTGCCCCCTCAGTTTCTGATGCTTCTCTCGGCGATCTTTCTGTTAGCTCTAAACGAACTCGCGATGATTTCGAAAAGGCACTATCCAATCCCAGCATTTACGAACGTCCCGCTAAATTTCTTAGGATTTCCAACTCAGATTCCCTTCGCAATAGGCTTCCCGAAATAGTTGGTGCTAGAGAAAGGGAAGAGGGGGGTTTGGCTCTCTCCCACCTTAGTCTCAAGGAGAGAATCTTAGAACAGTCCAAGCAAGAGAACAGTAAAGAGAATCCTTCAATACTTGATAAGGACATTTTTACTGATATCCTAATTCAAGCTATTGCCATCCTTCCTCCTGCAAAACGTAGTTTTTCTTTATCGAAATCATTAATCTATGACCTCATACCGATCGTCTAGCTTCAATTACCCTTCTTGTGGACGTTGTAGCTTGGTCCATCGAGCAGGAACGTGAAAGGCTAAAAAGACTACCTGAAAGCAAGCGACTGCGAAGTCGGACCGTGTTAATCGTTGCTGAGTTGGTCATTCAAATAATACATAAGACGTCTTTCTTATCAACAACTATAGCGACATGTCTTCCATGGACAAATACGCTTCTACTCTCGAAAATGCAATATCGGACATAACTGTTGGAAGATACTCGGAAGAATCTCATTCCCCTGAGTTACAAACATGGACAGAATTACTGAGGAAGGATGTTGTCATGACCTCTTCACATGTGAGCTTTTGGTTTACTGCAAAAGCATATATTCATAACCCGCGCATGATATAGCTTTTACTTCACTCGCTTCTTCGAGGTGCTCTTGCGGTCACCCAACTTAATGTCCTAATCATTAGCGAGGCTCAAAATATTAGGAATCAAGATTCACACCCATCTATGCCTATTGTTCAGGTTATGAACGATTTCTACCGCATTACCGACTCCTGGTCGCGTCCTCGCGTCTTCGCCATTGTGTCCGCTCCCGACCGTCATACACAATTTGATTCTAAGATGTTGAAGCTCGAGCAAGCCTTGGattcaaaggtttttgggGTCAGCGAAGATAAACGACTAGAAATTCTTGCACTTCCTGATCGTCCAAGCGAGCTTGTGATATTGTATGATGGTTCTCGGAAATCCACTGAGACACGTTTACTTAAACAGTTACATCAACTTGATCCTAACGAATCTATATTTCGTCGACACTACCGCAACTCGCGGTTCGCCCACGAGGACATCGGCCCTTGTGCATCTGACTTAGTCTGGAGACGAAGCCTCAAAGAACTCGAGGCCGAACTTATACTCAAttatgatgatgttgatgttgacgacaATGAATACTCTCTTGAAGACAGGTTGAAAATCCAAGTATATCGTATCGTGAAGAATTGGGCTTACACCATGCCAAACATGGATGTATCTTCTCGAGGGTTTAACGTCTCACACAAATTCTTGAGGCTAGTTCAACTTCTGAATAAATTCAAATCGTACGGTGAAGGTTTTCGTGGAATAATTTTCGGCAAGTATCTGTTTCTTGTATCAGTTAACCATTTATTTATTAGTACAACAGTGCAAAGGCGCGCAATTGCCCTAGTTCTTTCCGACTTATTACGTACTTTGGGAGATCGGTTTCTTCGGCCTCAGTCTATCATTGGTTCTAATAATGACTTGACAGAAGCCTACCACGTTGAGTACAAATTTCTTTCTGTCCCTCTTGTGGTGTTAACCATGATGCAGCAAGATATATTCCACGATTTTGCAACTGGAGTATGCAATCTCTTAATAGCCACGAAGTCCATTGAAGATCTAGATGTTCCAAAGGCTTCGGTAGTTATTCGGTAATCGTTATTTTATCTGCCACAATTTGTCAAGCCATTCAATCTAAAGTTTAAATAGCTACGACCTTTTTGAAAGTCAAGTGTCTCATGCATACGTTCGAGCTCGCACAAGAGGACGCGAAAGCCATCTCGTGCATATGGTGGAACGCGGTAACGATGTCCATCGTCGTATTCTGCATCGTATCACGAATATCGACGCCGATATGTTAAAATGGACAGAAATTCTATGCAACTCTGCGGAAAGCTCCATTCCGCCTGAAAGCTTACAAGAAACCATCAATTCTTATCATTCTGACAGTGATGACGAGGACGCCGGTCCACACTCGCAGTTTATTGAAGACCCTACCACCGGTGGCCGTATTTATGTTCAGGACGCGACCACCGCTATATATCGATACGCATCCGGTGTCAGACGAATAATTCCAAACACGCCATTGAATCACGCACTTTTTACGTTCAAGGACATTCAGAAAGAATTTGGGATACCCCGGGCCTATGTATGCGCCATTAATCTCCCTTCGACTCCAATTGATAAAACCTTTGGAGATACATCGGTCTCTAAAGCTGATGCACGGCGATCGGCATGCTTCAAAGCTTGCAAACTGCTTTATGCGTCTGGTTTATTGGACTGCCGATTAGTTCCTTTGCCCAATCGACTACGTGCTCAGTACGATTTTGAAAGCCGACGGGTTATAGGAAAAGACTCCCTTCCTGAGGTTAAACCCATTTCAGGGACAAGACCATATCGACGGAAGCAGCCTGTATTTTGGGAAAATTGCTCTGACGCGCTGTCCGACACCTTATACCCAACTATCGTTTCTGTTAATGGGTCTGACAATGACTCAGAAGTATATGCACCTATCGTTATTCTGACAAAAAAACCGCTTCCTGTCATGCCATCTTTTAGGCTGTTCTGTTCAGGGTCAATTGTCGATGTTCATTTTCAAAAGGCATTGCCTTTAATGTTTGATGAAGAACGTCTAAACAATACGCACTTGTTCACCGTACGAATTTGCCGTGCCATTATGAACAAGGCTTTAGTTTGTCCTTTGGAGGACATGCCATATTTCTTCCTTCCACTCCCTTTGGGTTGGCGACCAATTGTCAATAATCCACTCGAGATCCCTGATATTGCCAACGCTATACCATGGGAACTTGTCGCAGAGGCAGCTCATCATTGGGCTGTCCCAATCAAGAGAGCAAGTCCCGAAGAACTTGAAGCAGATTTATATGATGCAGTCGTTCAGGATCGGTGGATCGAATTCACCCGACGGTATAAGGTGGTCCAGGTGCGGAAAGACCTAACGCCTCTCAGCAAACCAAGTGACAGTAGGGTGAGTCGAATGCCATGTCATGAATATCTGAACCCCTGGTTAATTTATGATTACAAAGAGGGAAATGAGTTATGAAAGTCTCTTTCACTTTTGCAAATCCAAGCGCAAAGGGCTTGAAACACTGTCTGATTTTAACCAAGCAATCATCGAGGTGTCCAAAGTCCCCGCTATCTTAAACAACTTGAATCCGATTTCAAAAGCTCCAGTTAGTACAGCCAAATCCCCAGCAAAATGTACGTCTGTCGCTCGCTTTCAAACGCAAGTGTAACCCGTTAAATCATACCAGACCTTATTCCAGAGCTATGCGCGAAATTTACTTTACCGGCTAGGTAGGACTCTTCTCACTCCAGTGGATATACACTCATGGTAACTATTCAGCACATTATGGACTTCGATGCTGTTGCCATCAATTATGAGGAGAATAAATGATATTCTTCTTGTGAAAGAGTTGGATGCCAAGTATTTC
The sequence above is a segment of the Psilocybe cubensis strain MGC-MH-2018 chromosome 4, whole genome shotgun sequence genome. Coding sequences within it:
- a CDS encoding Dicer-like protein 1, encoding MSKIARKSWKGSEATKDSPSPAPTVHDIEHMSSSSRDTPIQDTIGAPSVSDASLGDLSVSSKRTRDDFEKALSNPSIYERPAKFLRISNSDSLRNRLPEIVGAREREEGGLALSHLSLKERILEQSKQENSKENPSILDKDIFTDILIQAIAILPPAKPSITLLVDVVAWSIEQERERLKRLPESKRLRSRTVLIVADDMSSMDKYASTLENAISDITVGRYSEESHSPELQTWTELLRKDVVMTSSHLLLHSLLRGALAVTQLNVLIISEAQNIRNQDSHPSMPIVQVMNDFYRITDSWSRPRVFAIVSAPDRHTQFDSKMLKLEQALDSKVFGVSEDKRLEILALPDRPSELVILYDGSRKSTETRLLKQLHQLDPNESIFRRHYRNSRFAHEDIGPCASDLVWRRSLKELEAELILNYDDVDVDDNEYSLEDRLKIQVYRIVKNWAYTMPNMDVSSRGFNVSHKFLRLVQLLNKFKSYGEGFRGIIFGKYLFLVSVNHLFISTTVQRRAIALVLSDLLRTLGDRFLRPQSIIGSNNDLTEAYHVEYKFLSVPLVVLTMMQQDIFHDFATGVCNLLIATKSIEDLDVPKASVVIRYDLFESQVSHAYVRARTRGRESHLVHMVERGNDVHRRILHRITNIDADMLKWTEILCNSAESSIPPESLQETINSYHSDSDDEDAGPHSQFIEDPTTGGRIYVQDATTAIYRYASGVRRIIPNTPLNHALFTFKDIQKEFGIPRAYVCAINLPSTPIDKTFGDTSVSKADARRSACFKACKLLYASGLLDCRLVPLPNRLRAQYDFESRRVIGKDSLPEVKPISGTRPYRRKQPVFWENCSDALSDTLYPTIVSVNGSDNDSEVYAPIVILTKKPLPVMPSFRLFCSGSIVDVHFQKALPLMFDEERLNNTHLFTVRICRAIMNKALVCPLEDMPYFFLPLPLGWRPIVNNPLEIPDIANAIPWELVAEAAHHWAVPIKRASPEELEADLYDAVVQDRWIEFTRRYKVVQVRKDLTPLSKPSDSRREMSYESLFHFCKSKRKGLETLSDFNQAIIEVSKVPAILNNLNPISKAPVSTAKSPAKYLIPELCAKFTLPASTLWTSMLLPSIMRRINDILLVKELDAKYFDHAIREDLLHNAICAPSAGLEYDYERLELLGDAFLKYLSTVYVFVANPSLNEGALHVARQKIISNKSLLVHSTRVGLPEYILSKVFAYKTWHPPHFRVFTPPKAPKVTVGSDTNVSQADNQVGPEDITEDAGMDEGAADIAVGDEMAGVDDMADFVEDVEDAVPSIEKDRVENGDDSVDEDKPSSPPLPNNAPLDEMITEPVVQNGSRTATPPTNVQPLAEPRATKKKGKSKKKKAGNDDSCIQYLGDKAIADVAEAIIGAAYISGGREVALQATKALTIPLSNIDRWSDFGRKVLTPPPNVIAKLPPSSIAAIEQIIGHKFNRPHLLAQAMTHSSIQGYESTSYERLEFIGDAILDFMVIRHIFDRDQQLAPGALTMLKGAMVSNSALAAVCVWSGLQNHLLFESPILATSIQTYINELKDRQEKEYALAEQEGRNPGQYWLDIEPPKALSDVVESIVGAIYISDNFSPVGAETLFDNVLKPFYDKHITLHTLSHHPTKILFELCQAQGCQQFEITREKVGNMFCCEVVVHDVVLSSAEDITPFSAGRQASLLALDALEGDADFMTRVCDCRVHTHKKTGKKKDAFEEALARALAAQEEEDEITGDAEEQEDRPLEEC